A segment of the Acidobacteriota bacterium genome:
AGGCGAAGGTGATGGTGGACTTCATGAAGTGGGCGCTCACGGAGGGCCAGAAGTTCGCCGCGCAGCTCGGCTACGCGCCGCTGCCGGAGAGCGTGGTGAAACTGGAGCTGGCACAGCTCGCCAAGGTGAGACTGTAGCGGGGCTCGGGGCTGAGGCGTGGGAGCCTGGGAGATCTGCGATGAGACAGCGCGACGATTGGACGCTCCTCTTCCTCACCGGCGGCTTCGGGCTGCTGCTCGTCGCCATCGTGCTCGGCATCGGCGTCCAGCTCTATCGCGAGTCGTACCTGTCGATCGAGAAATTCGGCTGGAGCTTCTGGGCCAGCGAGACGTGGGACCCCGTGCTGGGCGAGTTCGGCGCGTTCCCGTTCATCTGGGGCACGCTGTACTCCTCCGCGCTCGCGATGCTGATCTCGACGCCGATCGCGCTTGGCGTGGCCGTCTTCATCTCCGAGCTCTCCCCCGCCTGGCTGCAGCGGCCGCTGGTGTTCCTCACCGAGCTGCTCGCCGCGATCCCGTCCATCGTCTACGGGCTGTGGGGCATCTTCGTGCTCGTGCCGATCGTGCGGCAGGCGGAGACCGCGGTGCCGGAGTGGATGAAGGGCTTTCCGCTGTTCCAGGGACCGCCGCTCGGGGTCGGGATGCTCGCGGCGGCGCTCGTGCTCGCCATCATGGTCATCCCGTTCACGTCGTCGGTCGCGCGCGAGGTGCTGCGCGCCGTCCCGCGCGCGCAGCGCGAGGCCGCCTACGCCCTTGGCGCGACGCGGTGGGAAGCGATCCGCGCGGCGCTGTTCTTCGGGCGGACCGGGGTCATCGGCGCGGTGATGCTCGGCTTCGGCCGCGCGCTGGGGGAGACGATGGCCGTCACGATGGTCATCGGCAACAACCCGCAGGTGAGCTGGTCGCTGTTCGCGCCGCAATACACGATGGCCGCCGTGCTGGCCAACGAGTTCACCGAGGCGACCGAGGAGATCTACCTCCACGCGCTCGTGGAGATCGGGCTCGTCCTCTTCGCCATCACCCTCGTCGTGAACCTCCTGTCCCGCGGGCTGATCTGGGTCGTCAGCGGCAGCGCGCGCCGCCACGCGCAGCCCGCGCCGGCGGCGGTCGTGCCGGGAGGAGCGTAACGTGCGGCGCCGCAAGGTGACATCCGCCATCGCCGTCGGCCTGTGCGCCCTGTCGGTGGCCACCGCGCTGCTGCCGCTGGCGGCGGTCCTCTACTTCGTCGTCAGCCAGGGCGTCTCGTCGCTCAACCTCGCGTTCTTCACGCAGATGCCGAAGCCGGTCGGTGAGACCGGCGGCGGCATGGCGAACGCGATCGCGGGCACCGTGATCCTGACGGGCCTCGGTGCGGCATTCGCGATCCCGATCGGGGTCCTGAGCGGCATCTACATCTCCGAGTACGGCGGCTCGCGTTTCGCGTCCCTCGTCCGGTTTGCGGCCGACACGCTCAACGGCGTGCCGTCGATCGTGATCGGCGTGTTCGCGTACGCGGTGTTCGTGCTGCCCTTCAAGCAGTTCAGCGCTCTCGCGGGAGGCGCCGCGCTGGGCATCATGATGATCCCCATCATCACGCGCACCACCGAGGAGCTGTTGAAGCTCGTGCCCTCCGCGCTGCGCGAGGGGGCGCTCGCGCTGGGTGCGACGCGCGCGCGGGCG
Coding sequences within it:
- the pstA gene encoding phosphate ABC transporter permease PstA, with amino-acid sequence MRRRKVTSAIAVGLCALSVATALLPLAAVLYFVVSQGVSSLNLAFFTQMPKPVGETGGGMANAIAGTVILTGLGAAFAIPIGVLSGIYISEYGGSRFASLVRFAADTLNGVPSIVIGVFAYAVFVLPFKQFSALAGGAALGIMMIPIITRTTEELLKLVPSALREGALALGATRARAVFTVVLPAALPGILTGILLALARIAGETAPLLFTAFNNRFWSTDLGQPISSLTVQVFTYAISPYEDWHRQAWAGALVLVSMVLVCALLARITTARLERMQRGL
- the pstC gene encoding phosphate ABC transporter permease subunit PstC — protein: MRQRDDWTLLFLTGGFGLLLVAIVLGIGVQLYRESYLSIEKFGWSFWASETWDPVLGEFGAFPFIWGTLYSSALAMLISTPIALGVAVFISELSPAWLQRPLVFLTELLAAIPSIVYGLWGIFVLVPIVRQAETAVPEWMKGFPLFQGPPLGVGMLAAALVLAIMVIPFTSSVAREVLRAVPRAQREAAYALGATRWEAIRAALFFGRTGVIGAVMLGFGRALGETMAVTMVIGNNPQVSWSLFAPQYTMAAVLANEFTEATEEIYLHALVEIGLVLFAITLVVNLLSRGLIWVVSGSARRHAQPAPAAVVPGGA